One segment of Lycium ferocissimum isolate CSIRO_LF1 unplaced genomic scaffold, AGI_CSIRO_Lferr_CH_V1 ctg9425, whole genome shotgun sequence DNA contains the following:
- the LOC132046098 gene encoding uncharacterized protein LOC132046098, giving the protein MNQNQRNQRAAARNQGVQLNDHANETDNENVFADLIPEEDYASTIVHPRVGATSWKIDSSLYRLLKLEGYLWNSTENDPQRHLQNFVDACAHPIQNNVSQDVIRLRLFKYSLAGEARTWFKKLPRNSITSWAEIAWHLNNADIVPYGNAMIQNMAKENQDTQQKLVQLATNISLLTKKFDENQIKKVNICKDASSMPKGMYQVQEGPYHEEPLMQVEDANYVNKSQGGYQRQNFQEG; this is encoded by the exons ATGAATCAGAATCAGCGAAACCAACGTGCAGCAGCTAGAAACCAGGGTGTTCAATTGAATGATCACGCGAATGAAACGGATAACGAGAATGTCTTCGCTGATCTTATACCAGAGGAGGACTATGCATCTACTATTGTTCATCCTCGGGTTGGAGCTACTAGTTGGAAAATTGACTCCTCTCTCTACCggttgttgaagcttgagggCTACCTTTGGAACTCTACCGAGAATGATCCTCAACGACATTTGCAGAACTTTGTGGATGCATGTGCTCATCCCATCCAAAACAATGTGTCACAAGATGTTATTCGGCTAAGGCTCttcaaatattccttagctGGAGAAGCAAGAACGTGGTTTAAGAAACTGCCCCGGAATTCTATTACTTCATGGGCAGAGATA GCTTGGCACTTGAACAATGCTGATATTGTACCCTACGGGAATGCTATGATCCAAAATATGGCGAAGGAGAATCAGGATACTCAGCAGAAATTGGTTCAACTTGCAACAAATATCTCTTTACTGACAAAGAAGTTTGATGAGAACCAGATCAAGAAGGTAAATATTTGCAAAGATGCCTCAAGTATGCCGAAGGGGATGTACCAAGTCCAAGAGGGTCCATATCATGAGGAACCTCTTATGCAGGTTGAAGATGCTAACTATGTGAACAAATCTCAAGGGGGTTATCAAAGGCAAAATTTCCAAGAGGGTTAA